One segment of Microbacterium sp. W4I20 DNA contains the following:
- a CDS encoding DUF2188 domain-containing protein: MANNDEDRYVVQNKDRGGWDVKKEDAQRSSGHFDTQKEAIDRAREIVDNSGGGRGDIRIQGRDGKFRDSDSGRKNESPRKDTR; encoded by the coding sequence ATGGCCAACAATGACGAGGACCGGTACGTCGTCCAAAACAAGGATCGTGGCGGCTGGGACGTGAAGAAGGAGGACGCGCAGCGTTCGTCCGGTCACTTCGACACCCAGAAAGAAGCCATCGACCGCGCCCGGGAAATCGTCGACAACTCCGGTGGCGGCCGTGGAGACATCCGCATCCAGGGCCGTGATGGCAAGTTTCGCGACTCCGACTCAGGTCGAAAGAACGAGTCGCCGCGGAAAGACACGCGCTAA
- a CDS encoding cupin domain-containing protein produces the protein MLDSEPPLTDQRRAVSLAAALDGLTEYWSQVVVGEANGTLLKVAKGIGSTRWHSHDDQDETFLVLGGRLTIQLRDGDIELAPGDLYVIPRGVEHCPRSDEEVRFLILGTSITSNAAGGKPDWSAGGGLPTPPAGPR, from the coding sequence ATGCTCGACTCAGAACCACCTCTCACCGATCAGCGGCGCGCCGTGTCGCTCGCCGCGGCCCTAGACGGCCTCACCGAATACTGGTCGCAGGTGGTCGTGGGCGAGGCGAACGGCACGCTTCTCAAGGTCGCCAAGGGCATCGGTTCCACCCGATGGCACTCCCATGACGATCAAGACGAGACGTTCCTGGTGCTCGGCGGCCGGTTGACGATCCAGCTGCGCGACGGCGACATCGAACTCGCCCCAGGAGACCTTTACGTGATCCCTCGAGGCGTCGAACATTGCCCCCGTTCGGACGAAGAAGTGCGCTTCCTCATCCTCGGCACCTCGATCACCTCCAACGCCGCTGGCGGCAAGCCCGACTGGAGCGCTGGCGGAGGGCTTCCCACCCCGCCGGCCGGACCTCGCTGA
- a CDS encoding TetR/AcrR family transcriptional regulator, translating into MDTRTRILDAAADLFWERGYSATSPQALQERSGVGQGSMYHHFSGKRDLAVASLRRESERLRRSTADLLDGAATPLDAVIAYLSTPRAPLKGCRLGRMTQEPEVLANDEMRSPIAETFVFYQGRLAALLEAARRDGQLRAEFSPIDVAATLVAIVQGAHVLARSEQSADAFQRVVAGAVQLVHALRA; encoded by the coding sequence ATGGACACTCGAACCCGTATCCTCGACGCCGCCGCTGATCTCTTCTGGGAACGCGGCTACTCGGCGACGAGCCCGCAGGCGCTTCAGGAGCGGTCGGGGGTCGGCCAGGGCAGCATGTATCACCACTTCTCGGGCAAGCGCGATCTCGCGGTCGCGTCGCTGCGGCGGGAGAGCGAGCGGCTGCGCCGGTCGACAGCTGACCTGCTCGACGGGGCAGCAACGCCCCTCGACGCGGTGATCGCGTATCTCTCGACCCCCCGGGCTCCTCTCAAGGGCTGTCGGTTGGGGCGCATGACGCAGGAGCCCGAGGTGCTCGCCAACGACGAGATGCGGTCGCCCATCGCTGAGACGTTCGTCTTTTATCAGGGCCGGCTCGCCGCCCTTCTCGAGGCAGCGCGCCGGGATGGCCAGCTTCGCGCCGAGTTCTCGCCGATCGACGTCGCCGCGACACTGGTGGCCATCGTGCAGGGAGCGCATGTGCTCGCCCGATCCGAACAGTCGGCGGATGCGTTCCAGCGGGTCGTTGCGGGAGCTGTCCAGCTGGTCCACGCGCTTCGCGCCTGA
- a CDS encoding MFS transporter: protein MSPRSGRGLGEGFGRLLGANLTSSLADGIARTAAPLLALRLSDDPLLIAGVAAVIMVPWLLFALPSGMLVDRFDRRRILALASGSRAALGVLLLVLTATGWLSIWWLYGILFVYGIGETLADGAIRAIVPSVVGPSDLARANGRIEAGEQVLQGFVAAPLTSALFAVSALIPLGMDAAAFAIAAGLALALPRRASGRTAHVPTQSLGVQLRAGWRFLVADRMLWMLWMFSTFFGFSLTVASSLVPFVAVDSFGLPEGLFGLLLLFEALGGVLAAAVVDRIRRRFGTGRTMAAAAVLGSLAFLLPWAVPQVWALALGLFVYSAGLVIWNVLIISLRQAAIPTELLGRVHGTWRTLHWGALPLGALVGGLIGRIDPTLPFLVGGGAAAAGALLLSGRLRRLPEPEDL from the coding sequence ATGTCGCCCCGCAGCGGCCGAGGCCTCGGTGAGGGATTTGGCAGGCTGCTCGGCGCGAACCTTACCTCGAGTCTCGCGGACGGCATCGCGCGCACCGCCGCACCGCTCCTCGCTCTGCGACTGAGCGACGATCCGCTGCTGATCGCCGGCGTCGCGGCGGTGATCATGGTGCCCTGGCTGTTGTTCGCGCTACCCTCCGGGATGCTCGTCGATCGGTTCGATCGCCGGCGTATCCTCGCCCTCGCCAGCGGGTCGCGCGCCGCGCTGGGCGTGCTGCTTCTCGTGCTCACCGCGACCGGCTGGCTCTCGATCTGGTGGCTCTACGGCATCCTGTTCGTCTACGGCATCGGGGAGACGCTCGCCGATGGGGCGATCCGAGCTATCGTCCCCAGTGTCGTTGGCCCCAGCGATCTTGCTCGGGCCAACGGCCGGATCGAGGCGGGGGAGCAGGTGTTGCAGGGTTTCGTCGCAGCCCCGCTCACGTCGGCTCTGTTCGCAGTGAGTGCCCTCATTCCACTGGGGATGGACGCCGCGGCCTTCGCTATCGCGGCCGGGCTCGCCCTCGCGCTCCCGCGTCGCGCGTCGGGACGGACGGCGCACGTTCCCACGCAATCGCTGGGCGTACAGCTGCGGGCGGGCTGGCGATTCCTTGTCGCAGACCGGATGCTGTGGATGCTGTGGATGTTCAGCACCTTCTTCGGGTTCAGTCTCACCGTGGCGAGCAGCCTCGTACCGTTCGTCGCCGTTGACTCGTTCGGACTGCCGGAGGGGTTGTTCGGTCTGCTTCTGCTCTTCGAAGCCCTTGGGGGTGTCCTTGCCGCGGCGGTCGTGGACAGGATCCGTCGCCGCTTCGGAACGGGTCGCACGATGGCGGCGGCGGCTGTCCTCGGCTCGCTGGCGTTCCTCCTTCCCTGGGCTGTGCCGCAGGTGTGGGCGCTAGCCCTCGGATTGTTCGTCTACTCGGCCGGGTTGGTCATCTGGAACGTGCTCATCATCTCGCTGCGGCAGGCAGCCATTCCGACGGAGTTGCTCGGGCGGGTCCACGGCACATGGCGCACCCTGCACTGGGGAGCTCTCCCGCTCGGGGCGCTCGTGGGCGGCCTGATCGGCCGCATCGATCCAACGCTGCCCTTCCTCGTGGGCGGGGGCGCCGCGGCTGCCGGAGCGCTCCTGCTCAGCGGACGCCTCCGCCGGTTGCCCGAGCCCGAAGACCTGTGA
- a CDS encoding cytochrome P450, producing MTRDDSIFLLTRGYGFGDRIWRRVWHGARSAPMRLLGDDAVFVRGVEGVGLFYDEGRIARTGAMPALVQETLFGHGSVHSLDGQDHRHRKSTFVDVAYEDAQVERLTPWLEREWESERAAWLDGGKRSAYDAAVGALGRAVMGWAGLPGTPAAKTRWSARLAQIVDGFGSPYSPAYALAVVNRMWSDRHAARLIEAVRDGSLSPAAGTALELWAHHRGRDGKLLSARVAGVELQNSIRPMIAVARFVAFAAKELHDRPEWRGRIAAESREREAPVGGPLAVMFAQEVRRTAPFVPMLPGRAIADIEIDGHRVAAGGRVVLDILGTNTDERSWAHPRRFDPERFRDVEDFEAIPTFIPHGGADVETGHRCPGEKLAIAGLSAAVAVLSDPALSIQDAGLRVNYRRLPTKPSSGGRVRATRATRGCPFH from the coding sequence GTGACTCGTGACGACTCGATCTTTCTGCTTACGCGTGGCTATGGATTTGGTGACCGGATCTGGCGGCGCGTGTGGCACGGCGCACGTTCGGCGCCGATGAGGCTCCTCGGAGACGATGCCGTGTTCGTGCGGGGTGTGGAAGGTGTCGGTCTGTTCTACGACGAGGGCCGGATCGCCCGCACCGGTGCCATGCCGGCACTGGTGCAGGAAACGCTTTTCGGGCACGGATCTGTTCATAGCCTCGACGGTCAAGATCATCGGCACCGCAAGTCGACCTTCGTTGATGTCGCCTATGAGGATGCGCAGGTGGAGAGACTCACCCCGTGGCTGGAGCGCGAGTGGGAGTCTGAGCGGGCGGCGTGGCTGGATGGCGGGAAGCGTAGTGCGTACGACGCGGCCGTGGGAGCGCTCGGTCGCGCCGTGATGGGATGGGCCGGGCTACCTGGGACGCCTGCCGCGAAGACGCGATGGTCGGCACGGCTCGCTCAGATCGTGGACGGGTTCGGCTCTCCCTACTCGCCGGCGTACGCTCTTGCCGTCGTCAACCGGATGTGGTCGGATCGTCATGCCGCTCGTCTGATCGAGGCCGTGCGGGATGGTTCATTGAGCCCTGCTGCGGGAACGGCGCTGGAGTTGTGGGCGCACCACCGCGGTCGGGACGGAAAGTTGCTCAGCGCTCGTGTGGCGGGTGTGGAGCTGCAGAACAGTATTCGCCCCATGATCGCCGTGGCCCGGTTCGTCGCGTTCGCGGCGAAGGAGTTACATGATCGGCCCGAGTGGCGGGGACGGATCGCTGCCGAGTCTCGCGAGCGTGAAGCGCCTGTCGGAGGACCACTGGCGGTCATGTTCGCCCAAGAGGTCCGCCGAACCGCTCCCTTTGTTCCGATGCTGCCAGGCAGGGCGATTGCGGACATCGAGATCGATGGACACCGTGTCGCCGCTGGAGGTCGAGTCGTGCTCGATATTCTGGGCACGAATACCGATGAGCGGTCCTGGGCTCACCCACGACGTTTCGATCCGGAACGATTCCGTGACGTCGAGGATTTCGAGGCGATCCCGACGTTCATCCCGCACGGCGGCGCGGATGTGGAGACCGGCCACCGATGCCCGGGAGAGAAACTCGCCATTGCTGGCCTCTCGGCCGCCGTCGCCGTCCTGAGCGACCCGGCACTCAGCATTCAAGACGCAGGCCTTCGCGTGAACTACCGCCGCCTCCCCACCAAACCCTCCTCCGGGGGACGGGTCCGCGCCACGAGGGCAACACGCGGTTGCCCGTTTCATTGA
- a CDS encoding NAD(P)-dependent oxidoreductase, with translation MTEIAGTRWVITGAAGNIGSELRSALLERQAVLVSTDIRTITPLGPQESAARTDLADLDALVDLFNGADGVIHLGGIPNEADFHDLAEVNIVGTYHVLEAARRAGVPRVVYASSNRLTGLYPSGDQLTPDMPPRPDGFYGVSKVAGEALCRLYADKFGISTISLRIGSYEQQPASAREQRTWLSPADAVRALIAAMTTTEHTTVFYAVSANTEGWWDLTAGTAAGFVPRDNAVRWSAPEHIDPDVPQGGAYATPTYSTDRMRR, from the coding sequence ATGACAGAGATCGCTGGAACCCGCTGGGTCATCACCGGAGCAGCCGGGAACATCGGTTCGGAGCTCCGCTCCGCCCTCCTCGAACGGCAGGCGGTGCTCGTCTCCACCGACATCCGCACGATAACTCCCCTCGGGCCGCAGGAATCCGCCGCACGCACCGACCTCGCAGACCTGGATGCGCTCGTCGACCTCTTCAATGGTGCGGACGGTGTCATCCACCTCGGCGGGATCCCCAACGAGGCAGACTTCCACGACCTCGCCGAAGTGAACATCGTCGGCACCTACCACGTCCTGGAGGCCGCCCGGCGGGCCGGCGTCCCCCGCGTGGTTTACGCGAGCAGCAACCGCCTGACGGGCCTCTACCCGTCCGGCGATCAACTCACACCGGACATGCCGCCCCGCCCGGACGGGTTTTACGGAGTCTCGAAGGTTGCCGGAGAAGCCCTGTGCCGGCTGTACGCGGACAAATTCGGCATCAGCACCATCTCGCTCCGCATCGGCAGCTACGAGCAGCAACCAGCGTCCGCCCGAGAACAGCGGACATGGCTCAGCCCCGCCGACGCCGTGCGCGCGTTGATCGCGGCGATGACCACCACGGAACACACGACGGTCTTCTACGCCGTGTCCGCGAACACTGAAGGATGGTGGGACCTCACAGCTGGGACGGCGGCGGGATTCGTTCCCCGAGACAATGCCGTCCGGTGGAGTGCACCCGAGCACATCGACCCGGACGTCCCGCAAGGCGGGGCCTACGCGACCCCGACCTATTCGACCGACCGGATGCGGCGGTAG
- a CDS encoding VIT family protein, which translates to MPPAVPPSPLPHSDEPHRQGLAQRLNWLRAGVLGANDGIVSVAAIVVGVAGATSDLGPILTAGIVGLVGGAISMALGEYVSVSSQSDSERALIAREKQELRDMPDEELEELTGLYLAKGLRLETARQVAIELTEHDAVAAHLSAELNIDEADVVSAWHAAGASALAFTIGALLPLLAILIPPDPWRVPATSLAVLVALALTGWTSAQLGGSSRRKSVLRVVVGGVLALAATYGLGSLLGAAGIG; encoded by the coding sequence ATGCCCCCAGCCGTCCCGCCTTCCCCGCTCCCGCACTCCGACGAGCCACACCGTCAGGGACTCGCGCAACGCTTGAACTGGCTGCGTGCGGGAGTGCTCGGCGCTAACGACGGCATAGTCTCGGTTGCCGCCATCGTCGTCGGCGTCGCCGGCGCAACTAGTGACCTCGGTCCCATTCTCACTGCGGGCATCGTGGGCCTGGTCGGCGGAGCCATCTCGATGGCTCTCGGCGAGTACGTGTCCGTGAGCAGTCAAAGCGACAGCGAGCGGGCACTCATCGCAAGAGAGAAACAGGAGCTTCGCGACATGCCCGACGAGGAGCTGGAGGAGCTGACTGGCCTCTATCTCGCGAAAGGTCTGCGCCTCGAGACGGCCCGCCAAGTCGCTATCGAACTCACCGAGCATGACGCTGTCGCCGCGCATCTGTCAGCCGAGCTCAACATCGACGAAGCCGACGTCGTAAGCGCCTGGCACGCAGCAGGCGCCTCAGCGCTCGCGTTCACGATCGGAGCGCTGCTTCCCCTTCTAGCCATCCTGATCCCACCCGATCCCTGGCGAGTGCCGGCGACGTCCCTCGCCGTACTCGTCGCGTTGGCGTTGACCGGATGGACCTCCGCCCAGCTTGGTGGGTCCTCCAGGAGGAAGTCGGTTCTGCGCGTCGTGGTCGGTGGCGTTCTTGCACTCGCAGCGACCTACGGTCTCGGCTCGCTTCTGGGTGCGGCCGGTATCGGATAG
- a CDS encoding DoxX family protein, with protein MTALQTPLPRSAEPLSAARGEETRIVTVASGRRWLAVMRLATGFIFLWAFLDKTFGLGYSTPPERAWISGGTPSQGFLNSDSVIGPLKPFFAAIASPVSDALFMVGMLAIGLAVILGVGLRISAVVGAILMLAMYLAEWPFGVNAASTNPLVDYHIIYALALIVTAALAAGDTWGFGRQWKALRLVQQNRWLV; from the coding sequence ATGACTGCTCTGCAGACACCACTCCCGCGCTCGGCTGAACCCCTCAGTGCCGCGAGGGGGGAAGAGACGCGCATTGTTACCGTCGCCAGCGGGCGGCGCTGGCTCGCCGTCATGAGGCTGGCGACCGGCTTCATTTTCTTGTGGGCGTTCCTCGACAAGACGTTCGGCCTCGGCTATTCGACGCCGCCCGAGCGGGCATGGATCTCGGGTGGGACACCGAGCCAGGGCTTCCTCAACAGCGACTCCGTCATTGGCCCGCTGAAGCCCTTCTTCGCCGCGATCGCCAGCCCCGTCAGTGACGCGCTCTTCATGGTCGGGATGCTCGCGATCGGACTGGCCGTGATCCTCGGCGTCGGCCTGCGCATCAGCGCCGTCGTCGGCGCGATCCTCATGCTCGCGATGTACCTCGCAGAGTGGCCCTTCGGCGTCAACGCGGCATCCACCAATCCGCTGGTTGACTACCACATCATCTACGCCCTCGCCTTAATCGTCACCGCTGCCCTCGCGGCCGGGGACACCTGGGGTTTCGGACGGCAATGGAAGGCGCTCCGGCTTGTCCAGCAGAACCGCTGGCTCGTCTGA
- a CDS encoding universal stress protein, with amino-acid sequence MKTIVVGFDGSNASFVAVEWAAERAAHGESRVEIVTIGGTILSDESRIGESLRAAELRLRDSAPGCDVTSRRVEGTMPAALLEQAAAAHLLVVGAHRNGAANSIMSGRFLRLATRSLVPIVVVPDHWLPSDAAVVVGLSGHEASSQAVELAASEANSTGASLAIVHAWEMPVPRVEGPVSLRASPIQVRSEHARTVRRATLSVRAAYPALAVEQVLAHRGAAEVLHERARDASLLVIGSTHRGILADPLFGSITHELLTRSAIPVCIVPHAALPA; translated from the coding sequence ATGAAGACGATCGTCGTAGGTTTCGACGGCTCCAACGCGTCCTTTGTGGCCGTGGAATGGGCGGCCGAGCGGGCCGCCCATGGCGAGAGCCGGGTCGAGATCGTCACCATCGGGGGCACCATCCTCTCGGACGAATCTCGAATTGGTGAGTCCCTCCGTGCCGCCGAGCTACGTCTGCGTGACAGCGCGCCAGGTTGCGATGTCACCTCGCGGCGCGTGGAAGGCACCATGCCGGCGGCGCTGCTCGAGCAGGCAGCTGCAGCGCATCTGCTGGTCGTCGGCGCGCACCGAAACGGCGCCGCGAATTCGATCATGTCCGGCCGATTCCTCCGGCTCGCGACGAGATCCCTCGTTCCGATCGTCGTGGTGCCTGATCACTGGTTGCCCTCGGATGCTGCGGTCGTCGTCGGTCTCTCCGGCCACGAGGCGTCCTCTCAGGCGGTGGAGTTGGCGGCCAGCGAAGCGAATTCGACCGGTGCATCACTCGCGATCGTGCATGCCTGGGAGATGCCCGTGCCGCGAGTCGAGGGGCCGGTTTCTCTCCGGGCGTCTCCAATCCAGGTGAGATCCGAGCACGCAAGGACTGTGCGCCGCGCGACGCTGAGCGTGCGCGCCGCGTATCCCGCCCTGGCGGTGGAACAGGTGCTCGCTCACAGAGGCGCGGCAGAAGTGCTCCACGAGCGCGCACGGGACGCATCCCTCCTGGTCATCGGTAGCACTCATCGCGGGATCCTCGCCGACCCGCTGTTCGGATCGATCACACACGAGCTGCTCACCCGATCCGCGATTCCGGTGTGCATCGTGCCGCACGCGGCGCTGCCGGCGTGA